In Mycolicibacterium alvei, a single window of DNA contains:
- a CDS encoding dihydrofolate reductase family protein, whose amino-acid sequence MKTVYYTASSLDGFIVDTEDSLNWLISRDIDQQGPFGYDDFIKTIGALVMGSSTYEWIVKNQPDEWAYEQPTWVLTHRPAIVSTEHPVQVFSGEVAELHPRLAAAAAGKDVWVVGGGEVAAQFVTAGLIDEMIVSYAPCSLGAGSPVLPVRSEWTQAESARNGDFVCVRWVRAADVSARADA is encoded by the coding sequence GTGAAGACCGTGTACTACACCGCATCGAGCCTGGACGGTTTCATCGTCGACACCGAGGACAGCCTGAACTGGCTGATCTCGCGCGACATCGACCAGCAGGGCCCGTTCGGCTACGACGATTTCATCAAAACCATTGGCGCCCTGGTGATGGGGTCGTCGACCTACGAGTGGATAGTGAAGAACCAGCCCGACGAGTGGGCGTACGAGCAACCGACGTGGGTGCTGACCCATCGTCCCGCGATCGTGTCCACCGAGCATCCGGTGCAGGTGTTTTCCGGTGAGGTAGCCGAACTGCACCCCCGGCTGGCGGCTGCCGCGGCAGGTAAGGACGTCTGGGTGGTCGGCGGCGGGGAGGTTGCCGCCCAATTCGTCACGGCCGGGCTGATCGACGAGATGATCGTCAGCTATGCACCCTGCTCCCTGGGGGCAGGGTCACCGGTGCTGCCGGTCCGGTCCGAGTGGACGCAGGCCGAATCCGCACGCAACGGCGACTTCGTCTGCGTCCGCTGGGTCAGGGCCGCTGACGTATCAGCGCGAGCAGACGCGTAG
- a CDS encoding helix-turn-helix domain-containing protein has translation MTVEVQPNGRDRLRELLDAVVDDDNSGVGDMARSSYASEFHFSREVRRLTGEPPAALRRRVMLERAAWRLQQGTGVAEVAEAEGWSSAEVFSRAFRRVFGVPPSRAGDVGFRLTAPNGVHFHPPQSLWCDADPGESSGPDIAQFMLVHDVADTEYLIGAAAALSEQQWVQEVSPEQVVLDWDGPEPSVATVLGAIVWTKEVWLATIEGRDFPSRSTTSQTTAGQLAAHQRVIGKRWTTLISEYSAAGRLGDTVIDALCDPPESFQLYGIVAHVLTYSAHRRALVRTMLARHGLDVDRGDPLEWMRRD, from the coding sequence GTGACCGTGGAGGTTCAACCGAACGGGCGTGACCGGCTACGGGAACTACTCGACGCCGTCGTCGACGACGACAACTCCGGTGTCGGCGACATGGCCCGCAGCAGTTACGCATCGGAGTTTCACTTCTCCCGGGAGGTGCGCAGGCTCACCGGGGAGCCACCCGCGGCGCTGCGCCGACGGGTCATGCTCGAGCGCGCGGCGTGGCGGTTGCAGCAGGGCACCGGGGTGGCTGAGGTGGCCGAGGCGGAGGGCTGGTCGTCGGCCGAGGTGTTCTCGCGGGCGTTTCGCCGCGTCTTCGGCGTGCCGCCCTCACGTGCCGGCGATGTCGGATTCCGGTTGACCGCTCCCAACGGGGTGCACTTCCATCCGCCACAGTCATTGTGGTGTGACGCCGACCCTGGAGAGTCATCCGGTCCCGATATCGCCCAGTTCATGCTCGTACACGATGTCGCCGACACCGAGTACCTGATCGGTGCCGCCGCTGCGCTCTCCGAACAGCAATGGGTACAAGAGGTTTCACCGGAGCAGGTGGTGCTGGACTGGGACGGTCCGGAACCCAGCGTCGCGACCGTGCTCGGGGCGATCGTGTGGACCAAAGAGGTTTGGCTGGCGACCATCGAGGGTCGGGATTTTCCGTCGCGGTCAACCACCAGCCAGACGACGGCCGGGCAACTCGCGGCGCACCAGCGTGTCATCGGGAAGCGCTGGACCACACTGATATCGGAGTACTCGGCAGCGGGACGGCTGGGCGACACCGTGATCGACGCACTGTGCGATCCGCCCGAATCCTTTCAGCTGTACGGGATTGTCGCGCATGTGCTGACCTACTCGGCACACCGGCGTGCCCTGGTGCGGACCATGTTGGCCCGCCATGGTCTCGACGTCGACCGGGGCGACCCACTCGAATGGATGAGGAGGGACTGA